A region from the Spirochaeta thermophila DSM 6192 genome encodes:
- a CDS encoding rod shape-determining protein MreD — MRHYLIWAFISVLGVFLMGILHRYAGVIGGTPDLVMVLLGAFSLTHPWRAAQLLGVGIGLLEDALGSTPLGFFAIIRLTEVLYFLFMRNISNIARGMRVWVYLLAILLHTALVFGLGTVVQMRPSMKFLSVEHLLNIVYTLISLPLLWGGLRRLRLISEEQS, encoded by the coding sequence ATGAGGCACTATCTCATATGGGCCTTCATTTCAGTACTTGGAGTCTTTCTCATGGGGATCCTCCATCGATACGCAGGAGTCATCGGTGGAACCCCCGATCTTGTGATGGTTCTTCTGGGGGCTTTCTCCCTTACCCATCCATGGAGAGCAGCTCAACTCCTGGGAGTGGGTATAGGACTCCTCGAGGATGCCCTTGGCAGCACCCCTCTGGGATTCTTTGCGATCATCCGCCTCACTGAGGTTCTCTATTTCTTGTTCATGAGGAATATCTCGAATATAGCCCGTGGGATGCGAGTGTGGGTCTATCTCCTGGCGATTCTGCTGCACACGGCCCTCGTGTTCGGACTGGGTACCGTTGTCCAGATGAGACCATCCATGAAGTTCCTCTCTGTCGAACACCTTCTCAATATCGTATACACCTTGATCTCTCTGCCTCTCCTGTGGGGAGGATTACGAAGGCTTCGCCTCATCAGTGAAGAGCAGTCATGA
- the mrdA gene encoding penicillin-binding protein 2, protein MKVKEYGKTSSNQRISILIALSVVIVFLYIGRLFSVQVVENELFSAQSQKTIQRAVLIPARRGDVFARDYRSILATSRDSFTLLFFRSEVGKEQLPPLVDRLGGHLGVSARSLLDKIESSASDPVVLAQGVGYEQIVGIAEHLSEFPGIGWQREPSRYYPYGDLFAHVVGYIGEITQEELTALYNKGYTQGTLIGKSGVEKVYDELLRGKTGLKHRIVDASGQILDEQVVFFPENGKTLVLTLDPAIQTLIKKALGPRNGAIVVLKPSTGEILGLYSYPSYDSNLLYDPKEGRAYFTRLSLDKSFPFINRAIQSSYAPASTFKIVMTAAVLMEKVFPPDRTIVCRGEYRYGDRVFKCWKEAGHGPLALEDALAQSCDVYFYTVGAEYLGVDRIAAYAKEFGLGEPTGIDLPGEVRGIVPTPRWKMETYNYPWVGGDTVNMSIGQGFLSVTPLQLADVVASVVNGGFIMRPHVLKEVRDPTTGEVLEDISPSLLRTSNITEDVFSSVRAAMRGVVTHGTALPVITTPIVEVAGKTGTGEVGLENRYTSWFVGYAPYDALDPEEVVVVSVLVEATNDWEWWAPKAANIVFHGIFSGLSYEDTVRELRQGPARWYLPALEDR, encoded by the coding sequence ATGAAAGTGAAGGAATACGGCAAAACCTCCTCGAATCAGAGGATTTCCATTCTCATCGCCCTCAGCGTCGTGATTGTATTTCTCTATATAGGCCGTCTCTTTTCCGTACAGGTGGTGGAGAATGAGCTGTTCTCCGCCCAGTCGCAGAAGACGATTCAGCGGGCGGTGCTCATCCCGGCCCGGCGGGGAGACGTCTTTGCGAGGGACTATAGGAGCATCCTGGCCACGAGCAGAGACAGTTTCACCCTGCTCTTTTTCAGATCCGAAGTGGGAAAAGAACAACTCCCGCCCCTTGTGGATCGACTGGGCGGGCACCTTGGGGTTTCAGCACGTAGCCTTTTGGACAAGATTGAATCCTCGGCCTCGGATCCCGTGGTGCTCGCTCAGGGCGTGGGATACGAGCAGATCGTAGGGATCGCTGAACATTTGTCAGAGTTCCCGGGGATCGGATGGCAGCGTGAACCATCCCGGTATTATCCCTATGGGGATCTCTTCGCCCATGTGGTCGGATACATCGGGGAGATCACTCAGGAGGAGCTCACCGCCCTCTACAACAAGGGCTATACCCAGGGGACCCTCATAGGAAAGTCAGGGGTGGAGAAGGTGTACGACGAACTCCTTCGAGGAAAGACCGGATTGAAACATAGAATAGTCGATGCATCGGGACAGATCCTCGATGAGCAGGTGGTGTTCTTTCCTGAGAACGGAAAGACACTCGTGCTCACCCTCGACCCCGCGATACAGACGTTGATAAAGAAGGCTCTTGGACCAAGGAACGGTGCCATCGTGGTATTGAAGCCTTCCACAGGGGAGATCCTCGGTCTTTATTCGTATCCCTCTTATGACTCCAATCTTCTCTATGATCCCAAGGAGGGGAGGGCCTACTTCACTCGATTGAGTCTCGACAAGTCGTTTCCCTTCATCAACAGGGCCATCCAGTCGAGTTATGCCCCGGCTTCCACCTTCAAGATCGTCATGACTGCGGCTGTGCTCATGGAAAAGGTCTTTCCTCCGGATAGGACGATCGTCTGCAGGGGTGAGTACCGCTATGGAGATAGGGTTTTCAAGTGCTGGAAGGAAGCAGGGCATGGTCCCCTTGCCCTTGAAGACGCGCTCGCTCAATCGTGTGATGTATACTTCTATACGGTCGGGGCGGAATACCTGGGGGTGGACAGGATAGCGGCCTATGCGAAGGAGTTCGGATTGGGGGAGCCCACGGGGATCGACCTTCCTGGAGAGGTGAGGGGGATCGTCCCCACACCCAGATGGAAGATGGAGACCTACAACTATCCCTGGGTGGGAGGAGATACGGTCAACATGTCGATAGGTCAGGGCTTCCTCAGCGTCACCCCGCTTCAGCTCGCGGACGTAGTGGCGTCGGTGGTGAACGGAGGCTTCATCATGAGGCCTCATGTGTTGAAGGAGGTCCGGGATCCCACGACGGGAGAGGTCCTAGAGGATATATCCCCCTCCCTCTTGCGAACGTCCAATATCACGGAAGATGTGTTCAGCTCTGTTCGTGCAGCGATGCGGGGAGTCGTTACCCATGGAACCGCCCTCCCTGTCATCACGACACCGATTGTGGAAGTGGCGGGGAAGACCGGAACGGGAGAGGTGGGCCTGGAGAACCGATACACCTCCTGGTTCGTAGGTTATGCTCCTTACGATGCCTTGGATCCCGAGGAAGTGGTCGTGGTGTCGGTGCTGGTGGAGGCCACGAATGACTGGGAATGGTGGGCGCCGAAGGCGGCGAACATCGTGTTTCATGGTATCTTCTCAGGGTTGTCGTATGAAGATACCGTCAGAGAACTGAGGCAAGGTCCTGCCCGATGGTATCTTCCCGCGTTGGAGGATCGATGA
- the rodA gene encoding rod shape-determining protein RodA, with protein MRRLIKGQWAYTDWILLVTVQILVCIGILFIYSSGITSTGERYNDEYIRQIVWAVSGIGLLLVFSMLDYQIYKNLAFVIFLSLLFLLVLTLFIGKSVKGAQAWLGIGDLGIQPSEFMKVATILVLAHFLEERAGEVTSLKVFGQAFLIVMIPVVVILLQPDFGTAMVYIPIFLTMSFVAGTPIRYIVFWGLVGVLSLFWTVFPWMVEIFHLSPLYAEIFAGSLSPFILLGTGVVLLLLLAGYFITKSRAFYWGSFFCALLLIPLVLSFPVRGFLKEYQIMRLIVFLDPYVDARGAGWNIIQSLTAIGSGGIWGKGFLQGTQSHYQYLPQQSTDFIFSILAEEWGFVGAVGLFFLYLVILVRIFRTAVLAPDVFGRLIAAGIGGMFLFHFMVNVGMTLGIMPITGIPLFLVSYGGSSLWTALISVGMVLNIYRNRYTA; from the coding sequence ATGAGAAGGTTGATAAAGGGACAGTGGGCATATACTGATTGGATTCTCCTTGTTACGGTGCAGATCCTCGTTTGTATTGGTATACTCTTCATCTATTCGAGCGGGATTACCTCGACCGGTGAGAGATACAACGATGAGTATATACGCCAAATCGTATGGGCTGTTTCAGGAATTGGTCTGCTTCTCGTCTTTTCCATGCTTGACTATCAAATCTACAAGAATCTCGCCTTCGTCATCTTCCTGAGTCTGCTGTTCCTCTTGGTGCTCACCCTTTTCATAGGAAAATCGGTGAAAGGGGCACAAGCGTGGTTGGGAATAGGGGATCTGGGGATTCAGCCGTCCGAGTTCATGAAGGTGGCAACGATCCTTGTGCTCGCCCACTTCCTCGAGGAAAGGGCTGGCGAAGTCACATCGTTGAAGGTGTTCGGACAGGCGTTTCTCATTGTGATGATTCCCGTCGTGGTGATACTGCTGCAGCCCGATTTTGGAACTGCGATGGTGTACATCCCCATCTTCCTCACGATGAGTTTCGTAGCGGGTACCCCCATCCGTTATATCGTATTCTGGGGACTCGTAGGAGTGCTTTCCCTGTTCTGGACTGTCTTCCCATGGATGGTCGAGATCTTCCATCTCTCTCCTCTCTATGCCGAGATCTTCGCAGGGTCCCTCAGTCCCTTCATTCTCCTCGGAACAGGAGTTGTACTCCTTCTCCTTCTGGCAGGGTATTTCATTACAAAGTCGCGGGCCTTCTATTGGGGCAGCTTTTTCTGTGCGCTGTTGCTGATCCCGCTTGTCCTCTCCTTTCCCGTCCGAGGATTCCTCAAGGAATACCAGATCATGCGCCTCATCGTTTTTCTCGATCCTTATGTCGATGCACGAGGAGCCGGATGGAATATCATACAATCCTTGACCGCCATAGGATCCGGAGGAATCTGGGGCAAGGGATTCCTTCAGGGAACCCAGAGTCACTATCAATACCTTCCCCAACAGAGTACCGATTTCATATTTTCGATCCTTGCGGAGGAGTGGGGATTTGTGGGAGCGGTCGGTCTGTTTTTCCTCTACCTCGTGATACTAGTACGGATTTTCAGGACGGCGGTCCTTGCCCCTGACGTTTTTGGGAGGTTGATCGCGGCAGGGATCGGGGGGATGTTCCTGTTCCATTTCATGGTCAATGTGGGGATGACATTGGGCATCATGCCCATTACGGGTATCCCTCTGTTCCTTGTCTCGTATGGGGGATCTTCCCTCTGGACCGCCTTGATCTCTGTGGGCATGGTTCTCAATATCTACAGGAACAGATATACTGCATGA
- a CDS encoding TIGR03936 family radical SAM-associated protein — MGYAFDRLKKALHSVRQPGRYVGGEYGAITEEFSPDDLTIAICFPDLYEIGMSNTAIYYLYDLLNRIPGVHCERVFAPAPDFERSLSDHGLLLYGLETRTPLREFDIVAISVGYELGFTNIATILRTGGVAVEGARRSLAGDPVILMGGPGATNPLPFASLVDAVFVGEFEAIYPDLLYRLRDEKRKGGDRDTILQVLGEDPHVWMPGKQKAKRAIWMGFGEPRIYSYRPVPNIPAVQDHAVVEIMRGCPQGCRFCHAGIFYRPQRVKPPSAIHEEVRHLHEDLGYREITLASLSSGDYPGIFDLVRSLNREFAGRHLSFALPSLKVSTFALELLEEIGRGKKSGLTFAVETPYPEGQKGLNKEVELEKVISILQRAKEEGWRLAKFYFMIGLPHSIEDEREPERIVEYIETISRATRISIHVNIGTFVPKPHTPFQWAPQLSYEEAKRRIFQVRDRLKRYKWVKVGFHNPLQSVLEGLLSRGDERVGGLFLEAWERGARFEAWDEYLNEELWMNLLEREKQLVDEVLGGRPESDELPWGGVDLGVGRHFLTREWKRAQEGEMTAPCDVPCDHACGVCSRKVRLKHTHEAPLQLFSSARAASTEDIEIPSAQEPHHSDDLEEVLIFFVKKEGISYIPHRAMLGVFERSFIRAGMRIEYSRGFSPHPRMEFLRPLPVAVSSLCEVVRLRAALSTLPDPGTLSDSFPPGIDVWGIVKKDFPGSLTPLYAGEIYRLSGIDHKELEHVLKTIQHSEKGPSLEVLSESCLVDDGILLYVPVEGGANLKALLSALPPHEGLAVVREDIILRDAGRCFSVYDLPGHFSLQSLLWRPPRGSRVPLASFSEMRSPFP, encoded by the coding sequence ATGGGGTATGCCTTCGATCGTTTGAAAAAAGCGCTCCACTCTGTGCGGCAACCTGGGAGATACGTCGGTGGTGAATACGGTGCAATCACGGAGGAGTTTTCTCCGGACGATCTCACCATTGCCATCTGTTTCCCCGATCTCTACGAGATCGGAATGTCCAATACCGCTATATACTATCTGTATGATCTCCTCAATCGCATCCCGGGTGTGCACTGTGAGAGGGTCTTTGCACCCGCCCCTGACTTTGAGCGATCCCTTTCGGATCATGGATTACTCTTGTACGGCCTCGAGACACGTACCCCTCTTCGAGAGTTCGATATCGTGGCGATATCCGTTGGATACGAACTCGGTTTCACCAATATAGCTACCATACTTCGAACGGGTGGTGTGGCTGTAGAAGGAGCACGCCGGAGTCTTGCCGGAGATCCGGTGATACTCATGGGAGGGCCTGGAGCCACGAATCCCCTTCCGTTTGCTTCCTTGGTCGATGCGGTGTTCGTCGGCGAATTCGAGGCCATCTATCCTGATCTCCTCTATCGTCTCAGAGACGAGAAGAGAAAGGGGGGAGACAGAGATACCATTCTGCAGGTCCTCGGCGAGGACCCCCACGTGTGGATGCCAGGCAAGCAGAAGGCAAAGCGTGCGATCTGGATGGGATTTGGAGAACCCCGGATCTATTCGTATCGACCTGTTCCGAATATACCCGCCGTGCAGGATCATGCAGTGGTGGAAATCATGAGGGGCTGCCCGCAGGGATGCAGGTTTTGCCATGCAGGGATCTTCTACAGGCCGCAGAGGGTGAAGCCTCCTTCCGCGATCCATGAGGAGGTGAGGCATCTCCACGAAGATCTCGGTTACAGGGAGATCACCCTCGCTTCCCTCAGCAGCGGGGATTATCCCGGCATCTTCGACCTCGTGCGGTCACTCAATCGGGAGTTTGCAGGGAGACACCTCAGCTTCGCCCTACCTTCTCTGAAGGTCAGTACATTCGCTCTGGAGCTGCTCGAAGAGATAGGAAGGGGCAAAAAGAGTGGACTCACGTTTGCCGTAGAGACGCCTTATCCTGAGGGACAGAAGGGACTCAACAAAGAGGTTGAGTTGGAGAAAGTGATTTCCATACTGCAGCGGGCGAAGGAAGAGGGATGGCGTCTGGCGAAGTTCTACTTCATGATAGGACTCCCGCATTCGATCGAAGACGAGAGAGAACCTGAGCGAATCGTGGAATACATAGAAACGATCTCTCGTGCAACGCGTATTTCCATTCATGTGAACATCGGCACCTTTGTCCCCAAACCCCATACACCTTTCCAATGGGCTCCTCAGCTCTCCTATGAGGAAGCGAAGAGAAGGATCTTCCAGGTGAGGGACCGTCTCAAGAGATACAAGTGGGTGAAAGTGGGTTTCCACAATCCGCTTCAGTCAGTACTTGAAGGGCTTCTTTCCAGGGGCGATGAAAGGGTAGGGGGGCTCTTCCTGGAGGCATGGGAGAGGGGGGCCCGCTTCGAGGCATGGGATGAGTATCTGAACGAAGAACTCTGGATGAACCTCCTCGAAAGGGAAAAACAGCTTGTAGATGAGGTGCTCGGCGGACGTCCGGAAAGTGATGAGCTCCCCTGGGGGGGCGTGGATCTGGGAGTCGGTCGTCACTTTCTCACGAGGGAGTGGAAACGAGCGCAGGAAGGTGAGATGACCGCTCCTTGTGATGTGCCCTGTGATCATGCGTGCGGGGTGTGCTCTCGAAAGGTGCGTCTGAAGCATACCCATGAGGCACCTCTCCAACTTTTTTCGAGTGCTCGGGCCGCTTCAACGGAAGACATCGAGATACCGTCCGCCCAGGAGCCACATCATTCGGACGACTTGGAAGAGGTATTGATTTTCTTCGTGAAAAAGGAAGGAATTTCCTATATTCCTCATCGAGCGATGCTCGGAGTGTTCGAACGATCCTTTATCAGGGCCGGGATGAGGATAGAGTATTCCAGAGGGTTCAGCCCGCATCCAAGGATGGAATTCCTGCGGCCCCTTCCGGTTGCGGTCTCTTCGCTGTGTGAAGTGGTGAGACTTCGTGCAGCGCTTTCGACACTACCCGATCCTGGGACACTGTCAGACAGCTTTCCCCCTGGAATCGATGTGTGGGGTATAGTGAAGAAGGATTTTCCCGGATCTCTCACTCCTCTCTATGCCGGAGAGATCTATAGATTGAGCGGGATAGATCATAAAGAGCTTGAGCATGTCTTGAAAACAATACAACATTCTGAGAAAGGTCCCTCTCTGGAGGTGCTTTCCGAATCGTGTCTTGTCGACGACGGTATTCTCCTGTACGTTCCCGTGGAGGGAGGAGCGAATCTGAAGGCCCTCCTGTCCGCGCTGCCCCCCCATGAGGGGCTTGCCGTTGTTCGTGAGGACATCATCCTGCGAGATGCGGGGCGATGTTTCTCCGTGTATGATCTCCCCGGACATTTCAGTCTTCAATCTCTGCTTTGGCGGCCTCCCAGAGGGAGTCGAGTTCCTCTGGCGAGCTTTTCTGAAATGAGATCCCCTTTTCCTTGA
- the mazG gene encoding nucleoside triphosphate pyrophosphohydrolase, with protein MKNEPRKTKEAIVKEILALPLPEGGPRASREELSSLLYDIIKFLRSPEGCPWDRTQTLTSVLPNLLEEVYELWTALFAGRMEEVEEEIGDVYLNALMFMVIAEDMEYFSPDQVLYRVIRKLYSRHSHVFGEARAANAEEALENWNNEKRKEHKPPSSISPDEPPPFSTSHIREHLSGIPPFEAAYLLQKILADYTFDWPTYTGPLEKTKEEIDEVEAVLEKSPHDRESLKKEIGDLLFSVLNLSRKLDIHPSEALLSTLGSILSRLESMEKKLKEKGISFQKSSPEELDSLWEAAKAEIED; from the coding sequence ATGAAGAACGAACCCCGGAAGACCAAGGAAGCCATCGTAAAGGAAATTCTTGCCCTCCCTCTCCCGGAAGGAGGCCCCCGTGCCTCTCGCGAGGAACTGTCTTCTTTATTGTACGACATCATAAAGTTTCTCAGAAGCCCCGAAGGTTGCCCCTGGGACCGCACGCAAACTCTCACCTCCGTGCTCCCGAATCTCCTGGAAGAAGTGTATGAACTTTGGACCGCCCTCTTTGCCGGACGCATGGAAGAAGTCGAAGAGGAGATCGGAGATGTCTATCTCAACGCCCTGATGTTCATGGTCATCGCAGAGGACATGGAATACTTCTCCCCCGACCAGGTCTTGTACAGGGTGATCCGGAAACTCTATTCTCGTCATTCGCACGTCTTCGGGGAAGCGAGAGCCGCCAATGCCGAAGAAGCACTCGAGAACTGGAACAACGAAAAACGTAAGGAACACAAGCCCCCCTCCTCGATTTCCCCGGATGAACCCCCTCCCTTCTCCACTTCGCACATCAGAGAACATCTCTCCGGCATCCCTCCTTTTGAAGCTGCGTATCTTTTACAGAAGATTCTCGCCGACTACACCTTCGATTGGCCTACATACACCGGGCCGCTGGAAAAGACAAAAGAGGAGATCGATGAAGTCGAAGCCGTTCTCGAAAAATCGCCTCATGACAGAGAGAGTCTGAAGAAAGAGATCGGAGACCTTCTCTTCTCTGTGCTCAATCTCTCACGAAAACTCGACATCCACCCATCCGAAGCCCTACTGTCGACCCTTGGGAGCATCCTCTCCAGACTGGAGTCGATGGAGAAAAAACTCAAGGAAAAGGGGATCTCATTTCAGAAAAGCTCGCCAGAGGAACTCGACTCCCTCTGGGAGGCCGCCAAAGCAGAGATTGAAGACTGA
- a CDS encoding adenylate/guanylate cyclase domain-containing protein: MKRIKTGCAGFLIATGIFLLFLLLKETTAIFDRWELKVLDTHFKLKTLTTSRKIKEGVEVRAQNPNISPDILIIGIDFRTLSDIGRWPFDRSVHAKLVSRFARIRDQQQRERALFLDIFFVEPQEEAFNDALLVKSIEENGRVFLDTVLELNPPPPAYEEVLHRRQETLFEEYGLITRIEGDWESIPAFYGLQPPLIPYGKAAKGYGHANFVEDYDKVFRRQPLIAKQSRLVRLIPLPELTTDFSIDRSRFERLAWVDMEGREHPIPYPLTEEILRKLQVEMEKKAPPKEIDLDGDGTIDGEFFVVRYYRDYFLPAITLSLALEYMHKRPSDVEVVLGEYIRIPDPQKYNPKTGEWEPYTIVARPAETDENGRIVKPAEEKTIHELRIPIDEWGNMIINYMGPPSSSDGYQTFPVRPYVGYVKGALPEDPSKGPRAIAPNKIIMVGPFAKGMAADEKPTPLGLMYGVEIHANALNTILMSQFIIPIPWWADIVFLLGIIYFIAFLSSRKSILLSAILTVLSLLVMFLAITVAFDLSGVLVPFSSTGTAGLFTFFAIVVYRVMTEERDKRRIREMFSKYVSPRVVDQLIDMESLPELGGVDKELTVFFSDIRGFTTLSETMTPQELVNHLNEYLTVMTDIILDLEGTLDKYVGDEIMCFWGAPIPQEDHALRACICAIRQMKALEELNAKWPPEKRLNIGIGINSGIMTVGNMGSPGRMNYTLMGDNVNLGARLEGTNKTYMTNIIISEYTYSLVKDKVIVRELDNIRVKGKNKPVLIYELIDVRDDS, translated from the coding sequence ATGAAACGGATCAAAACAGGATGTGCCGGCTTCCTTATCGCCACGGGGATTTTCCTCCTCTTCCTCCTCCTCAAAGAGACCACGGCGATCTTCGACCGATGGGAACTCAAGGTACTCGATACCCATTTCAAGCTCAAGACTTTGACCACCTCCCGGAAGATAAAAGAGGGAGTAGAGGTCCGCGCCCAGAATCCCAACATATCCCCCGACATACTCATCATAGGAATCGATTTCCGAACCTTGAGTGACATCGGCAGGTGGCCTTTCGACAGATCCGTCCATGCGAAACTAGTGAGCAGATTCGCTCGTATCAGGGATCAGCAACAGAGGGAACGGGCGCTGTTCCTCGACATCTTCTTTGTAGAGCCGCAGGAAGAGGCCTTCAACGACGCCCTCCTCGTAAAGAGCATCGAAGAGAACGGCCGCGTCTTCCTCGACACCGTGCTTGAACTCAATCCTCCGCCTCCTGCCTATGAGGAGGTCCTCCACAGACGGCAGGAGACACTTTTCGAGGAATACGGGCTGATCACACGGATCGAGGGAGACTGGGAATCCATCCCTGCCTTCTACGGGCTTCAACCACCTCTCATCCCGTATGGCAAAGCCGCAAAAGGATACGGTCATGCGAATTTCGTGGAAGACTATGACAAAGTGTTTCGTCGCCAGCCGCTCATAGCCAAGCAGAGCCGGCTGGTGAGACTCATCCCCCTCCCAGAACTCACCACGGATTTCTCGATCGACAGGTCCAGATTCGAACGTCTCGCGTGGGTGGATATGGAGGGGAGGGAACATCCCATCCCTTATCCTCTCACTGAGGAGATTCTGCGGAAATTGCAGGTGGAGATGGAGAAAAAGGCCCCGCCCAAGGAAATAGATCTGGATGGAGACGGCACCATCGACGGAGAATTCTTCGTGGTAAGATACTACAGGGACTATTTCCTGCCGGCGATCACCCTCTCACTCGCCCTCGAGTACATGCACAAACGGCCCTCGGATGTGGAAGTGGTACTCGGCGAATACATCAGGATACCTGATCCTCAGAAGTACAATCCGAAGACAGGGGAGTGGGAGCCCTATACCATCGTAGCGCGTCCTGCGGAGACGGACGAGAACGGCCGGATCGTGAAACCCGCGGAGGAGAAGACGATCCACGAACTTCGGATCCCCATAGATGAATGGGGCAATATGATCATAAATTACATGGGTCCCCCGTCCTCTTCAGATGGATACCAGACATTCCCGGTCCGCCCCTATGTGGGGTACGTCAAAGGTGCCTTACCGGAAGATCCTTCAAAAGGCCCGCGGGCGATAGCCCCGAACAAGATCATCATGGTGGGGCCCTTCGCAAAAGGGATGGCGGCCGATGAGAAGCCCACTCCGCTGGGATTGATGTATGGAGTGGAAATCCATGCAAACGCCCTGAACACCATACTCATGAGTCAGTTCATCATACCCATTCCCTGGTGGGCGGACATCGTCTTTCTCCTCGGAATCATATATTTCATCGCCTTCCTCAGCAGCCGGAAATCGATCCTCCTTTCAGCGATACTCACGGTGTTGTCTCTTCTCGTCATGTTCCTTGCGATCACCGTGGCATTCGATCTGTCCGGAGTACTCGTCCCGTTCTCCTCCACGGGTACCGCAGGGCTCTTCACCTTTTTTGCAATCGTCGTATATCGTGTGATGACCGAGGAGCGGGATAAGCGACGGATAAGAGAGATGTTTTCAAAATACGTGAGCCCCCGTGTCGTGGATCAACTCATAGACATGGAATCCCTCCCGGAACTGGGGGGAGTAGACAAGGAACTCACCGTCTTCTTCTCCGATATCAGGGGGTTCACCACGCTCTCTGAAACCATGACCCCTCAGGAGCTCGTAAATCACCTGAACGAATATCTCACGGTGATGACCGACATCATCCTGGACCTCGAAGGAACGCTCGACAAATACGTAGGAGACGAGATCATGTGTTTCTGGGGGGCCCCGATCCCGCAGGAAGATCATGCCCTCAGGGCCTGCATATGTGCGATCAGACAGATGAAAGCCTTGGAGGAACTCAACGCGAAATGGCCTCCCGAAAAACGACTCAACATCGGGATAGGAATCAACTCGGGGATCATGACGGTGGGCAACATGGGTTCCCCTGGACGGATGAACTATACACTCATGGGCGATAACGTGAATCTCGGAGCACGCCTCGAGGGTACGAACAAAACCTATATGACGAATATCATCATAAGCGAATACACCTACAGCCTCGTAAAGGACAAAGTAATCGTACGAGAACTCGACAATATCAGGGTGAAAGGGAAGAACAAACCGGTACTCATCTATGAACTCATCGACGTACGAGACGATAGCTAG
- a CDS encoding tetratricopeptide repeat protein: MPPVVQEREVSTTPRVERFFSRFRWVILGTLLLVIAVLTGFFTYQQREAALLDKGTYEVEQLEERFARLQTSDREQVGDEEVLSLEEDLKRVVDTYRKAYPSQRAMYLLGHLAFWQEDWDDASIWFDRLAKEFPRSYLAAVALLDAAAARENLGDTSGATTRYEKVIEAGFSVLKPRALFSLGRLKESSGDREGARQIYTQLLEDYPSSQWSHLARDRMIFLQLQE, encoded by the coding sequence ATGCCACCAGTAGTACAGGAAAGAGAGGTGAGTACCACACCGCGAGTGGAAAGGTTCTTCAGCCGGTTCCGATGGGTGATCCTGGGAACGCTGCTGCTCGTGATCGCCGTGCTCACCGGATTCTTCACCTATCAACAGAGAGAGGCGGCGCTCCTCGATAAGGGAACCTACGAAGTCGAACAATTGGAAGAGCGTTTCGCCCGCCTACAGACGAGTGACAGAGAACAGGTCGGAGATGAGGAGGTGCTATCCCTCGAAGAGGATCTCAAGAGGGTCGTCGATACCTATAGAAAGGCCTATCCCTCCCAACGCGCGATGTACCTCCTCGGACACCTCGCCTTCTGGCAAGAAGACTGGGATGACGCTTCGATCTGGTTCGATCGTCTTGCAAAGGAATTCCCCCGCAGTTATCTTGCTGCAGTCGCACTCCTCGACGCCGCGGCAGCACGAGAAAACCTCGGCGATACAAGCGGCGCCACGACGCGTTATGAGAAAGTGATCGAAGCCGGTTTCTCCGTCCTGAAACCGCGGGCCCTCTTCTCGCTCGGAAGGCTCAAGGAGTCCTCCGGAGACAGAGAGGGAGCCCGACAGATCTATACTCAGCTCTTGGAGGACTATCCCTCATCCCAGTGGAGTCATCTCGCACGTGACAGAATGATATTCCTCCAACTCCAGGAATAA